A genomic stretch from Georgenia muralis includes:
- a CDS encoding ABC transporter substrate-binding protein produces MRITRLTAGAAGLAGLSLVLAACGGTEADGDAAAGGGGSTEEAGDITLTVATFNEFGYEELLDEYMAENPGITVEHKKAATSNEARDNMNTRLAAGSGLADVEAIEVDWLPELMQYPDQFVDLADPELEGRWLDWKVEQATTADGKLIGYGTDIGPEAVAYRSDLFAEAGLPTDREEVAELLEGDWETYFEVGRQFAESSDVPWFDSAQATYQGMVNQLPNAYEETDGTAKDLAENSDVKALYDQVLTAAVDDGLSAGLEQWGEDWTNAFQNDGFATMLAPGWMLGVIEGNAAGVEGWDIADVFPGGGGNWGGSFLTVPAQGEHPEEAKALAAWLTAPEQQVKAFISKGTFPSQVEALESEELLGQTNAFFNDAPTGEILANRAEAVSVTPFKGPNYFAIHLAVSDAIVRVDANGTDDAATSWEKALTAFDELGL; encoded by the coding sequence GTGCGCATCACACGTCTCACGGCCGGTGCGGCCGGTCTGGCCGGGCTCAGCCTGGTCCTCGCCGCCTGCGGCGGCACCGAGGCCGACGGCGACGCCGCCGCCGGCGGCGGCGGCTCGACCGAGGAGGCCGGTGACATCACCCTCACGGTCGCCACGTTCAACGAGTTCGGCTACGAGGAGCTCCTCGACGAGTACATGGCCGAGAACCCGGGCATCACCGTCGAGCACAAGAAGGCGGCGACCTCCAACGAGGCTCGCGACAACATGAACACCCGTCTGGCCGCCGGTTCCGGCCTGGCCGACGTCGAGGCCATCGAGGTCGACTGGCTGCCGGAGCTCATGCAGTACCCCGACCAGTTCGTCGACCTCGCCGACCCCGAGCTCGAGGGCCGCTGGCTCGACTGGAAGGTCGAGCAGGCCACCACCGCCGACGGCAAGCTCATCGGCTACGGCACCGACATCGGCCCGGAGGCCGTGGCGTACCGCAGCGACCTCTTCGCCGAGGCCGGCCTGCCCACCGACCGCGAGGAGGTGGCCGAGCTGCTCGAGGGTGACTGGGAGACCTACTTCGAGGTGGGCCGCCAGTTCGCCGAGAGCTCCGACGTGCCGTGGTTCGACTCGGCCCAGGCGACGTACCAGGGCATGGTCAACCAGCTCCCCAACGCCTACGAGGAGACCGACGGCACCGCCAAGGACCTCGCCGAGAACAGCGACGTCAAGGCGCTGTACGACCAGGTCCTCACCGCCGCCGTCGACGACGGGCTCTCCGCGGGCCTCGAGCAGTGGGGCGAGGACTGGACCAACGCCTTCCAGAACGACGGCTTCGCCACCATGCTGGCGCCGGGCTGGATGCTCGGGGTCATCGAGGGCAACGCGGCCGGCGTCGAGGGCTGGGACATCGCCGACGTCTTCCCCGGCGGTGGCGGCAACTGGGGGGGCTCCTTCCTCACCGTCCCGGCGCAGGGCGAGCACCCCGAGGAGGCCAAGGCGCTCGCCGCCTGGCTGACCGCGCCGGAGCAGCAGGTCAAGGCGTTCATCTCCAAGGGCACCTTCCCCAGCCAGGTCGAGGCGCTCGAGAGCGAGGAGCTCCTGGGTCAGACCAACGCGTTCTTCAACGACGCGCCCACCGGCGAGATCCTCGCCAACCGGGCCGAGGCCGTCTCGGTCACCCCGTTCAAGGGCCCGAACTACTTCGCCATCCACCTGGCCGTCTCCGACGCCATCGTCCGCGTCGACGCCAACGGCACCGACGACGCCGCCACCTCGTGGGAGAAGGCCCTGACCGCCTTCGACGAGCTCGGTCTCTGA
- a CDS encoding ATP-grasp domain-containing protein has protein sequence MPKPIVNLVTSASQPRLAADDAGLPDALADRGIEPRISVWDDPSVDWSQGMSVVRSVHDYAHQREKFLDWAESVPRLVNHPDVLRWNTDKHYMLELEKRGMPIIPTTWLEPAAGLSKHQLHTRFPASGDFVVKPAVSSGAHDTGRYTSNDARSRQAAIAHATELLAEGRTVMVQRYLESVDRRGETALIFMNGLVSHAVEKDAMLHGPFRQQADAPEEVAHPRHATPAEWRLGESARTAIHSYIKSRIGRDEQLVYCRVDVVEGDGGQMYVMEVSLVDASLYLSTTPGAVENFADAISVRAFW, from the coding sequence GTGCCGAAGCCGATCGTGAACCTCGTGACCAGCGCCTCGCAGCCCCGCCTCGCCGCCGACGACGCCGGCCTGCCGGACGCCCTCGCCGATCGGGGTATCGAGCCGCGGATCAGCGTCTGGGACGACCCGTCCGTGGACTGGAGTCAGGGGATGTCCGTCGTGCGGTCGGTGCACGACTACGCCCACCAGCGCGAGAAGTTCCTCGACTGGGCCGAGTCGGTGCCGCGCCTGGTCAACCACCCCGACGTGCTCCGGTGGAACACCGACAAGCACTACATGCTCGAGCTGGAGAAGCGGGGCATGCCCATCATCCCGACCACCTGGCTGGAGCCGGCCGCCGGCCTCAGCAAGCACCAGCTGCACACGCGGTTCCCCGCGAGCGGCGACTTCGTCGTCAAGCCGGCGGTGTCCTCCGGCGCCCACGACACCGGTCGGTACACCTCCAACGACGCGCGCTCGCGTCAGGCGGCGATCGCCCACGCCACCGAGCTGCTCGCGGAGGGGCGCACGGTCATGGTCCAGCGGTACCTGGAGTCGGTGGACCGCCGTGGGGAGACCGCGCTGATCTTCATGAACGGCCTGGTCTCGCACGCGGTGGAGAAGGACGCGATGCTCCACGGCCCGTTCCGTCAGCAGGCCGACGCCCCGGAGGAGGTGGCCCACCCCCGGCATGCCACGCCCGCGGAGTGGCGGCTGGGGGAGAGTGCGCGCACGGCGATCCACTCCTACATCAAGAGCCGGATCGGCCGTGACGAGCAGCTCGTCTACTGTCGGGTCGACGTCGTCGAGGGCGACGGCGGCCAGATGTACGTCATGGAGGTCTCGCTCGTCGACGCCTCCCTGTACCTCTCGACGACGCCCGGCGCGGTCGAGAACTTCGCCGACGCGATCTCGGTCCGCGCCTTCTGGTGA
- the orn gene encoding oligoribonuclease — MSRNPSPQDPIVWIDCEMTGLDLVKDALVEVAVVVTDSELTPLDAGIDVVIAPTPGSVEQMEEVVRIMHTESGLLDELAGGTTMEAAQRAVLDYVRRWVPEPRKAPLAGNSVGTDRSFLARDMPELVDHLHYRIIDVSSIKELARRWYPRAYYQSPAKNGGHRALADILESIDELRYYRSVLFPAGDGPDSATARKAAAAVTAAPTALAVARHAELAAQPAAGPTGEPAAGPTGEPAAPGE; from the coding sequence GTGAGCCGAAACCCCTCCCCCCAGGACCCGATCGTCTGGATCGACTGCGAGATGACCGGGCTGGACCTCGTCAAGGACGCCCTCGTCGAGGTCGCCGTCGTCGTCACGGACTCCGAGCTGACCCCGCTCGACGCCGGCATCGACGTCGTCATCGCCCCGACCCCCGGCAGCGTCGAGCAGATGGAGGAGGTCGTGCGGATCATGCACACCGAGTCGGGGCTGCTCGACGAGCTCGCCGGGGGGACCACCATGGAGGCCGCGCAGCGCGCCGTCCTGGACTACGTCCGCCGGTGGGTGCCGGAGCCGCGCAAGGCACCCCTGGCCGGCAACAGCGTGGGGACCGACCGGTCCTTCCTCGCGCGGGACATGCCCGAGCTGGTCGACCACCTCCACTACCGCATCATCGACGTCTCCTCCATCAAGGAGCTCGCCCGGCGGTGGTACCCCCGTGCCTACTACCAGTCGCCGGCCAAGAACGGCGGTCACCGGGCACTGGCGGACATCCTGGAGTCCATCGACGAGCTGCGGTACTACCGCTCGGTCCTCTTCCCCGCCGGGGACGGGCCCGACTCCGCGACCGCCCGCAAGGCCGCCGCCGCGGTGACCGCCGCCCCCACGGCGCTCGCGGTGGCCCGGCACGCCGAGCTCGCGGCGCAGCCGGCGGCCGGTCCGACGGGCGAGCCGGCGGCCGGTCCGACGGGCGAGCCGGCGGCACCCGGCGAGTGA